AGCCGCCTGGCTCCCGCACTATGCAGAAAGTGAGACCCCATGGCACAGATAAGGATTCTTGACAGGGATACCAGGGAGAAGATTGCCGCCGGGGAAGTCATCGAGAGACCTCTCTCCGTCGTCAAGGAGCTCGTGGAAAACTCCATTGACGCGGGGAGCACCTCCATCACCGTCGAGCTCCAGGATGGCGGCGTCAGGGAGATGAAAATCACCGACAATGGCTGCGGGATGGCCCCGGGTGACATGGGCCTCGCAGTGCAGCGATTTGCCACCAGCAAGATAGCGGATTTTGACGACCTTGAGAAGCTTGCCACGCTGGGTTTCAGGGGTGAAGCCCTACCCAGCATTGCAGCCGTGTCAAGGATGGAGATCACCTCGAGGCCGGAGGGGGAGGAATGCGCCTTCAGGCTCGTGATAGAAGGCGGTGAGGCTGGTGAGATCAGGGAGGCCCCCGGCGACAGGGGGACCCATATTTCGGTGACAAAACTCTTCTTCAATACGCCAGCCCGGAAAAAATTCCTCAAGAACCCCGTGCAGGAGACAGCACAGATCTCCCACCTCCTCTCCAAGATTGCCCTCTCAAGGAGAGACATACACTTCAGGCTGAAGTCGAACGGAAAGAATGTTTTCAGCTTCCCCGCCGCCATGGGCGTAAGGGACTGCCTGGCCACCCTCTGGACTGTCGAAGACCAGGACGATATAAGGGAAATGACCTGTCAGGAGGGTTCCTTAAGCATCAGGGGGTACCTCTGCCATCCCCGTATCGTGAGGGGAAACCGCCAGGAGGAGACCGTATTTGTCAACGGCAGGCTCATAAAGAGCTCCCTGATCCTTCAGGCCCTGCAGGACGGCTATCATCCCCTTGTCCCTCCCCGGCGCTACCCGCTGGCACTCCTTTTCCTCACCCTGCCGGGTGGCGAGCTGGACGTGAATGTCCATCCCACGAAGACTGAGATCCGCTTTGAAAAGGCAAACTCTATATTCAGGATGGTGAGGGATGCCGTGGCGGCCGCCACAAGGCAGTTCAGGATCCCTTCCTATGAGGCGCTTGTCACGGAAGTGAAGGAGCAAGGGAGGGAGCGTTCCTTCCAGATAGGACTGCCGTACGATTCCGTCACCGGCGAGGTCATCGATGAGGCAGGGGAAAGCGGCGGCCCCTGGAACCCGCCTGAAGCCCCCCGGGAATTGAAATCCCCTTCCCCATGGAAAGCCCCCCCCGCCCCGGAGAAAGCCTCGGGCTTTCTTCCTCTTGCCCAGCTCTACGGTACCTATATCGTAGGGGAAAAGAACGGGGCCCTTGTGATTATCGACCAGCACGCAGGCCACGAGAGGATTGTCTATGAAGAGCTTGACGGGAAGGAATCAGCGACCCATTCCATGGCACAGGGTATGCTCTTCTCGCCGGTATACGAATTTTCCCCTTCGGAAAGCCTTTTTCTCAGTGAGCACCTTGATGAGTTAAGCAGGATGGGCCTTTCTATGGAGCATTTCGGGGGAACATCCTTCAGGGTTCTCTCTATGCCTCCCTTCATCAAGGAAAGAGAGGTGGAGCCCTTTGTGCGCACAGTGCTCTCAGAGCTTATGGAAGGCAGAAAATCACAGGATTCCGATATCCCCGAGCGCCTGAGGAAAATCATGGCCTGCAGGGGCTCCGTGCAGGCCGGCGACCGCCTCACCCCCGAGGAGATGTCGGCCCTGGAGAAGAACCTCATGGAAACCTGCGATCCTTTTCACTGCCCCCACGGGAGGCCTACGATGATAAGACTTGAAAGGGACGATCTGGAAAAGCTATTTAAGAGAAAATAAGAGGAGATTGGCTCTTTCATCTTTAAGTATAACGGGAGAGAAAAAACCTTCCCCTTCAGGCATTGTCATTTTTTTACAGAGAGAAAGGAGTTTTACCTATGCAGCTCAATCTTCAGGATGCCTACCTTGCGCAGTGCAAAAAAGAGAACCAGGGTGTGATAATTTACCTGGTCAACGGCTTCCAGCTCAAAGGCAATATTAAAGGATTCGATAATTTCACCATTTTTATCGAAAATGGCGAGGGGAAACTCCAGATGATCTACAAGCACGCGGTCACCACCATTAACGCAGTCAAGAATATCAACACGGTATTCCTTGGCGATGCCTTCAAGGAGGCACTCGGGACGGGGGAGAAGAAAGAAAAAGTAGGAGTATTGTCAGAGAAGTAATGCTATGCACTTCGTCAAGATGCATGGACTCGGAAATGATTTCATAATCGCTGACGGCCGTGAGCTTGGAGGCATCCCGCCTGAGCGTATGGCCCTCTCCCTCTGCGAGAGAAGGCGCGGGATAGGTGCCGATGGCCTGCTCCTTTATTACCATTCCACAACAGACAGCGCTGAATTTGAGATGCGGCTCTACAACCCTGACGGCTCCCAGGCGGAAATGTGCGGGAACGGGATCCGGTGCCTTGCAAAGCTCCTTTATGACAAAAACCTCGTGAGAAGAAGAGAGTTCTCCATCGCCACAAAGGCCGGCCTGAAAGGGGTTTCTGTGTTCGAGGAGAATGAAAGCATATGGCTTGTCGAGGTGAATATGGGCATTCCGAGGCTCCGCTGCAGGGAGATACCTGTTATCTGTGACGGCGACGGCGACAGCCAGTTTTTCATGAGGATGATCCAGGCAGGGGGCAGGAACTACGAAGCGACCTGCGTGAATATGGGCAACCCTCACTGCGTGATTTTCGTGGAGGGCTTCAGCGGAATCAGGCTTCACGACGAAGGGAAAGCCCTGGAATATCACCCTCTTTTCCCTGAGAGAACCAATGTGGAGTTTGTGAAGGTCCGCGCAGCGGATCATCTTGAAGTGAAAGTATGGGAGCGCGGCGCCGGGGAGACACAGGCCTGCGGCACGGGGGCCTGCGCATCACTTGTGGCAGCCTTTCTCGCAGGGAAAACAGGCAGGACTGCAAAGGTCGATCTCCCCGGCGGCACATTACAGGTTACCTGGAAAGAATCAGGCGAGGTATTCATGAAAGGCCCCGCCATTGAGGTTTTTGCGGGCGAGATACCCCTGGATATATGAGAGGCGCCGAAAAAAGGATATAGATATGATTCCAGAAGGATTCTCCGTTTTTATCTTTACCGGCGGACTGGGATCGGGCAAAACGGAGATAGCCGCCAATTTTTCTCTAAAGCTTGCCGGAAGAGGCGGGAACGGGCCTGTCCATCTTGTTGATCTTGATATTGTCAAGCCTTACTTCAGGAGCCGCCACCTGGCGGCAGAGCTTGAAGCCACAGCAGTTAAGCTCGTGGCACCACCGGCGCCCTATCTCCATGCCGATCTTCCTCTTGTTCCTCCGGAAGTGAGGGCGATCCTCGCTTCCGGGACCTCAAAGGTAGTGCTCGACGTGGGAGGAGATGACGTAGGCGCGAGAGTCCTGGGCTGTTTCCAGGATGAGCTATCCCGGAGGGCTCACCGCCTTTATTACGTGGTGAACATATCAAGGCCCCTTGCAAAGGAGCGCGCCGAGATTCTCTCGATGATGAGGGATATAGAGGGCTCGAGCGGCCTCAGGATCACGGGAATCGTCAATAATACCCACCTCATGGGGGAGACGACGCCGGAGATCGTCCTTGAGGGCGCCCGGACCGCCAGAGCCCTGGCAGCGGAGATCGGAGTTCCGCTTGCCTTTCACTGCATCAAGGAGGACATGGTGGAGCCTCCGCTGGAAGAGCCCGTCTTCAAGCTGAGACTCTATTTTCACCAGTATTTTGAATCAAGACAGGGAGGGAAGCGCTATGCCATTAATAGAGGTGGATGTTGAGAGGTGCAAGGGCTGCATGCTGTGCGCCCATTTCTGCCCGAAGAAGATTATCGATGCCTCGGAGCACCTCAACACCAAGGGTTATTACCCTGCGAGGCAGAAAGACCAGGAGAAGTGCGTCGGGTGCGCCACCTGCGGGCGCATGTGCCCTGACGTGGCAATCACGGTCTACAAGTAAAGGCATCCATGTGCCGCGGGCAGGCGGATAAGAGAAATAATCAGGAAAGGTGTGGCTTGTATGGGGAAAAAAGTATTGATGAAAGGTAATGAAGCCATTGGCGAGGCGGCTATCACGGCGGGGTGCCGGCATTTCTTCGGCTATCCCATCACCCCGCAGAGCGAGCTGCCTGCCTATCTGGCAAAGAGAATGCCCCAGGAGGGAGGCGTCTTTCTCCAGGGCGAAAGCGAGGTGGCCTCGGTAAACATGGTGTACGGGGCGTCCTCGGCAGGAGTAAGGGTGATGACGTCATCGTCAAGCCCCGGCGTGAGCCTCAAGCAGGAAGGTATCTCCTACATGGTGGGCGCCGAGCTTCCCGCGCTTGTCTGCAACGTGCAGCGGGCAGGACCGGGCCTGGGCACCATCCAGCCGGCCCAGTCCGATTATTTCCAGGCCACCAAGGGAGGGGGCCATGGTGATTACAATATAATAGTCCTCTCCCCGTCATCGGTGCAGGAGATCGTGGATATGGTGAGAATGGCCTTTGACCTGGCCGACACCTACCGGAACCCCTGCATGCTCCTCACCGACGGGATGCTGGGCCAGCTCATGGAGCCCGTGGATTTCGGCGATTACAAGCCCATGGTCTTTGAAAAGCCATGGGCACTCACCGGCTGCAAGGGGCGGCCGAAGAACACCGTCACCTCAATTTACATCCAGCCTGAGAGGATGGAAGAGCACAACCTGAAGCTCCAGAAGAAATTCGCCGCAATACGGGAGAAAGAGCAGCGCTGGGAGGAGCTGAGCCTCAGCGATGACACGGAAATTCTTGTCGTCGCCCACGGCACGATGGCGCGCATCGTGAAATCGGCGATGAAGGAGGCCCAGGAGCAGGGAGTGAAAGTGGGCGTCATACGCCCCATCACCGTATGGCCCTTCCCCGAAAAGGCCTTCAGAAACCTCAGGAACATCCAGACGGTGCTTGTCGTGGAGATGAGCGCGGGCCAGATGCTGGAGGATGTCAAGCTCTCCATAAACGGGAGGCTCCCCGTCCATTTCTTCGGGAGAATGGGCGGGATGGTCCCCACCGTCGAGCAGATTCTATCCCAGATAATGAGCCTCAGGAAGAGTCCCGCGAAGCTCTGAGAGGCTTTTTCATTTTCTCACCGGAAGGAGGATTCACATGGAGAAGGTATTTGAAAAACCAGTATCAATTGACGAAAAGCATTTCAGCTACTGCGCCGGGTGCACTCACGGCATCATCCACCGCCTCATCGCCGAATCGATTGATGAGCTGGGGATCCGCGAGAGGACCGTGGGAGTGTCTCCCGTCGGATGCGCCGTTTTTGCCTACGAATTTTTCAATTTTGACTGCGTGGGCGCCGCCCACGGGAGGGCTCCTGCAGTGGCCACGGGTATCAAGCGGTCAAGGCCTGACTGCATTGTCTTCACTTACCAGGGCGACGGCGATCTTGCCGCAATCGGGACCGCCGAGATCGTCCACGCTGCCACGAGGGGCGAAAAGATAACGGTCATATTCGTCAACAACGCCATCTACGGGATGACCGGCGGCCAGATGGCGCCCACCACCCTTATCGGCCAATACTCGGAGACCACGCCCTACGGCAGGAAGGCTGAGCTCCATGGCTTTCCGATAAAGGTCTCGGAAATGCTCTCGACCCTCGAGGGCGCGCAATTCATCCAGCGGGTCACCGTCATGAACCCCGCCTCGGTCATCAAGGCAAAGCAGGCCATCAAGAAGGCTTTCAAGAACCAGGTGGACGGCAAGGGCTTCAACCTGGTGGAAATACTCTCCACGTGCCCTTCATGCTGGGGAATGGCGCCCCTCAAGGCGCTTGACTGGCTCAAAGAGAACATGATCCCCGTGTTCCCCCTTGGTGTTTACAAGGACAGGGATGCCGGGGAGGCCGCCGGAGCAAAGGCGGAAGAATGAAAAGCCCATTGAAAGGGAGGTGCTTACCATGCACGAAGAACTGATTATTGCCGGATTCGGCGGCCAGGGCGTGATGCTCATAGGCCAGCTTCTCACTTATTCAGGAATGAGCGAAGGAAAGAACGTGCTCTGGATGCCTGCATACGGCCCCGAGACGAGAGGAGGCTTCGCCAACTGCACCGTCATCATCTCAGAGCAGGAGATTTACGCGCCCATCATCTCCAAGCCTCTCTCGCTCATCATCATGAACCTTCCCTCCCTGGACAAATTTGAGGATTCCCTCAAGAGCGGCGGCCTCATCGTGGTAAACAAGTCGCTTGTCAACAGGGAAGTGAAGAGGAGCGACGTGGAAACCGTCATGATCCCCGCCACTGAGATTGCCACTGAGATGGGCAACGTGAGGGCTGCCAACATGGTGGCCCTGGGCGCCTATATCGAAAAGCGGGGCTCCGTCTCCTTTGAGAGTGTCATGGAAGCACTTCCCAAGATGTTTCCCGGCAAGGAGAAGATAATTCCTCTCAACAGGGAAGCCCTGAAAAAGGGAGCAGAATTCGTGAAAGTAAGCGCATAGCCCCGCCGGGGTGAGGGTCCGTGACAGAATCACTGCATATGGAATCTCTTGAAAAGCTTCTAGCCCCCTGCACCCGCCCGGCTCGCTACTTCGGCACGGAGCTGAACGCTTCGCACAAGGAATGGGATGAGGCCCGCCTCAGGGTTGCCCTTGTATTCCCCGACACCTACGAGATCGGCCAGTCGGGCCTGGGCCTCAAGATCCTTTACGGCATCATCGCGGGAGACCCCGATACTCTCGTTGAGAGGGCTTTCGCTCCCTGGGTCGATGCCGAGGAAAGGCTCAGGGAGGCCTCCCGGCCCCTCTTCTCCCTTGAATCGGCACGGCCCCTCGCGGACTTTGACCTCCTGGGATTCACCCTGCCTTACGAGATGACTTATTCCAACGTCCTCAATATCCTGGACCTGGCCCATATCCCCCTGAGGGCCGGGGACCGGGGCGATGGCTTCCCCCTCATTGCGGGCGGCGGTTCCTGCGTGTTCAATGCCGAGCCCCTGGCGGACTTTTTTGACTTTTTTGTCCTGGGGGAAGGGGAAGAGGTCATTGTGGAGATTCTCTCCCTGCTGAAGGAATGGAAGAGGGAGTCAGGCAAAAAGGCCGAGCTCCTCCCAAGGCTTGCCGGGATCCGCGGCGTCTATGTGCCCGGCTTCTATGAGGCGACCTACGATGAGCAAGGCAATTTTGCCGGCCTGACGGCCACTCATCAGTCTGCACCTCTCATGATTGAGAGGAGGGCCGTGAGCTCCCTCGAGGAGGCATACTATCCCACGAACCCCGTGGTCCCCTTCGTGGAGACAGTGCATGACAGGATAATGCTGGAGATATTCAGGGGCTGCACAAGGGGGTGCCGCTTCTGCCAGGCGGGAATGATATACCGGCCTGTAAGGGAGAGGTCTCTACAGAGGCTTCTGGATCTTGCGAGGGAGTCCATAAGGAGGACTGGATACGAGGAAATCTCCCTTGTGTCCCTTTCCTGCTCTGATTACAGCGCCATCAGGGAGCTTGTGGCACTTCTCCAGAAAGAATATGCTGACCGCTACATAGAGATAAGCCTTCCCAGCCTGAGGATTGACGCCTTTTCGCTGGGTCTTGCCAAGGTGGTGCAGCGCTACCGCCGCAGCTCCCTCACCTTCGCCCCCGAGGTGGGAACGGAAAAGATGCGGCGCCTCATCAACAAGGGCGGCTCCGAGGAAGACGTGCTTCAGACAATGAGGCATGCGAAAGACGAGGGCTGGAAGTCACTGAAGCTCTATTTCATGGTGGGCCTTCCCGGCGAGGAAGACGATGATATAGTGGGCATCACCAGGCTTGTCTGGAAAATCCTCCAGGAAACAGGGCTCCGCCTCACCGTCTCGGTATCATCGTTTGTACCCAAGCCCTGGACCACTTTCCAGCGCGACAGATTTCTGCCCCCCGCCGCGCTCAGGGAGAAGCATGCCGTCATCAAGAGGCTTCTGCGCCATGGGAAGATTACCATTGGCTTTCACAACCCTGAGCTCTCCTTTCTTGAAGCGGTCTTTTCCCGCGGTGACCGTAGGCTTGGGAGGGTTCTCCTCGAGGCCTGCAAGCTTGGCTGCAAGTTTGACGGCTGGAATGACCGTTTTGATTTCGGAAAATGGATGAAGGCCTTTGAAAACGCCTCTGTGGACCCAGGCCATTTCACCAGAGAGAGAGCCCCTGGCGAGGCCCTCCCATGGGACCATCTCGGCAGTGACGCTCAGAGAGCCTTCCTGCAGAGAGACAGGGAAAAGGCTGCGGCCGGCGAAGCTCTTGCCGACTGCAGGCAGGGAAGCTGCACGGGCTGCAGTTTATGCAGCGGTGATATTCCGGAGAGGAGAGAGAGCCATGACGGCGATGAGCCAATGCTTGAAGAACTGCCGCCCCTGGCCTGCGCCACCAGGCCTGTGCAGAGACTCAGGATCGGCCATACCAAGGAGGCGCCCGTAAGGCTCATTTCCCACCTGGACCTGCTGAGAACTTTTCAAAGGGCGGTGAGAAGGGCCAATCTCCCCGTGGCATACACTGAAGGCTTTCATCCCAGGATGCGCCTCTCACCCGGTCCGGCCCTTTCGCTTGGTTACACGAGCAAGGCCGAATGGATCGATATTGATCTCAGAGAGGCCCTCGATCCCGCCGAGGGGAAGAGAAGGCTTCAGGAAAGCCTTCCCCGCGGCATCAGCATCTTTGAGCTGAAAGAGTTCCCTCTCGGCGGGGAGCCACTTTCTGAGAGTATTCACATGGCCTCTTATCGCATGACATTGCTGTGCCGTGATGTCACCTCTGCCTGCTCTGTTCCCGCGGTGGTCGCCGATC
The Candidatus Eremiobacterota bacterium genome window above contains:
- a CDS encoding 2-oxoacid:acceptor oxidoreductase family protein, giving the protein MHEELIIAGFGGQGVMLIGQLLTYSGMSEGKNVLWMPAYGPETRGGFANCTVIISEQEIYAPIISKPLSLIIMNLPSLDKFEDSLKSGGLIVVNKSLVNREVKRSDVETVMIPATEIATEMGNVRAANMVALGAYIEKRGSVSFESVMEALPKMFPGKEKIIPLNREALKKGAEFVKVSA
- a CDS encoding 4Fe-4S binding protein, with the translated sequence MPLIEVDVERCKGCMLCAHFCPKKIIDASEHLNTKGYYPARQKDQEKCVGCATCGRMCPDVAITVYK
- a CDS encoding TIGR03960 family B12-binding radical SAM protein → MTESLHMESLEKLLAPCTRPARYFGTELNASHKEWDEARLRVALVFPDTYEIGQSGLGLKILYGIIAGDPDTLVERAFAPWVDAEERLREASRPLFSLESARPLADFDLLGFTLPYEMTYSNVLNILDLAHIPLRAGDRGDGFPLIAGGGSCVFNAEPLADFFDFFVLGEGEEVIVEILSLLKEWKRESGKKAELLPRLAGIRGVYVPGFYEATYDEQGNFAGLTATHQSAPLMIERRAVSSLEEAYYPTNPVVPFVETVHDRIMLEIFRGCTRGCRFCQAGMIYRPVRERSLQRLLDLARESIRRTGYEEISLVSLSCSDYSAIRELVALLQKEYADRYIEISLPSLRIDAFSLGLAKVVQRYRRSSLTFAPEVGTEKMRRLINKGGSEEDVLQTMRHAKDEGWKSLKLYFMVGLPGEEDDDIVGITRLVWKILQETGLRLTVSVSSFVPKPWTTFQRDRFLPPAALREKHAVIKRLLRHGKITIGFHNPELSFLEAVFSRGDRRLGRVLLEACKLGCKFDGWNDRFDFGKWMKAFENASVDPGHFTRERAPGEALPWDHLGSDAQRAFLQRDREKAAAGEALADCRQGSCTGCSLCSGDIPERRESHDGDEPMLEELPPLACATRPVQRLRIGHTKEAPVRLISHLDLLRTFQRAVRRANLPVAYTEGFHPRMRLSPGPALSLGYTSKAEWIDIDLREALDPAEGKRRLQESLPRGISIFELKEFPLGGEPLSESIHMASYRMTLLCRDVTSACSVPAVVADLMGSPEIMAARKGKELDVRPLVASLEVLSTEGEIVVLEARLKITGTASAKPQDILDFFEKRGLAYLECQVERTGLYVKKGSLWDAP
- the dapF gene encoding diaminopimelate epimerase — encoded protein: MHFVKMHGLGNDFIIADGRELGGIPPERMALSLCERRRGIGADGLLLYYHSTTDSAEFEMRLYNPDGSQAEMCGNGIRCLAKLLYDKNLVRRREFSIATKAGLKGVSVFEENESIWLVEVNMGIPRLRCREIPVICDGDGDSQFFMRMIQAGGRNYEATCVNMGNPHCVIFVEGFSGIRLHDEGKALEYHPLFPERTNVEFVKVRAADHLEVKVWERGAGETQACGTGACASLVAAFLAGKTGRTAKVDLPGGTLQVTWKESGEVFMKGPAIEVFAGEIPLDI
- the hfq gene encoding RNA chaperone Hfq, encoding MQLNLQDAYLAQCKKENQGVIIYLVNGFQLKGNIKGFDNFTIFIENGEGKLQMIYKHAVTTINAVKNINTVFLGDAFKEALGTGEKKEKVGVLSEK
- a CDS encoding 3-methyl-2-oxobutanoate dehydrogenase subunit VorB, with the translated sequence MGKKVLMKGNEAIGEAAITAGCRHFFGYPITPQSELPAYLAKRMPQEGGVFLQGESEVASVNMVYGASSAGVRVMTSSSSPGVSLKQEGISYMVGAELPALVCNVQRAGPGLGTIQPAQSDYFQATKGGGHGDYNIIVLSPSSVQEIVDMVRMAFDLADTYRNPCMLLTDGMLGQLMEPVDFGDYKPMVFEKPWALTGCKGRPKNTVTSIYIQPERMEEHNLKLQKKFAAIREKEQRWEELSLSDDTEILVVAHGTMARIVKSAMKEAQEQGVKVGVIRPITVWPFPEKAFRNLRNIQTVLVVEMSAGQMLEDVKLSINGRLPVHFFGRMGGMVPTVEQILSQIMSLRKSPAKL
- a CDS encoding thiamine pyrophosphate-dependent enzyme, which codes for MEKVFEKPVSIDEKHFSYCAGCTHGIIHRLIAESIDELGIRERTVGVSPVGCAVFAYEFFNFDCVGAAHGRAPAVATGIKRSRPDCIVFTYQGDGDLAAIGTAEIVHAATRGEKITVIFVNNAIYGMTGGQMAPTTLIGQYSETTPYGRKAELHGFPIKVSEMLSTLEGAQFIQRVTVMNPASVIKAKQAIKKAFKNQVDGKGFNLVEILSTCPSCWGMAPLKALDWLKENMIPVFPLGVYKDRDAGEAAGAKAEE
- the mutL gene encoding DNA mismatch repair endonuclease MutL is translated as MAQIRILDRDTREKIAAGEVIERPLSVVKELVENSIDAGSTSITVELQDGGVREMKITDNGCGMAPGDMGLAVQRFATSKIADFDDLEKLATLGFRGEALPSIAAVSRMEITSRPEGEECAFRLVIEGGEAGEIREAPGDRGTHISVTKLFFNTPARKKFLKNPVQETAQISHLLSKIALSRRDIHFRLKSNGKNVFSFPAAMGVRDCLATLWTVEDQDDIREMTCQEGSLSIRGYLCHPRIVRGNRQEETVFVNGRLIKSSLILQALQDGYHPLVPPRRYPLALLFLTLPGGELDVNVHPTKTEIRFEKANSIFRMVRDAVAAATRQFRIPSYEALVTEVKEQGRERSFQIGLPYDSVTGEVIDEAGESGGPWNPPEAPRELKSPSPWKAPPAPEKASGFLPLAQLYGTYIVGEKNGALVIIDQHAGHERIVYEELDGKESATHSMAQGMLFSPVYEFSPSESLFLSEHLDELSRMGLSMEHFGGTSFRVLSMPPFIKEREVEPFVRTVLSELMEGRKSQDSDIPERLRKIMACRGSVQAGDRLTPEEMSALEKNLMETCDPFHCPHGRPTMIRLERDDLEKLFKRK